The following proteins are encoded in a genomic region of Amphiura filiformis chromosome 11, Afil_fr2py, whole genome shotgun sequence:
- the LOC140164061 gene encoding uncharacterized protein yields MLVVFKSDSSATERGYRASVSFTDGIVTPAPTELPELIELRQLVKEQDSQLEAFKFSMAAICVVLVLLTCVLALSIYTITKRETLTCKELEGLKHNPEPGHHAGNTNAGYNHE; encoded by the exons ATGCTTGTAGTATTCAAATCTGATTCCAGTGCTACCGAGAGAGGATATAGAGCATCTGTTTCGTTTACTGATG GAATTGTCACTCCCGCACCCACCGAGCTACCAGAACTAATAGAATTACGACAATTAGTCAAAGAACAAGATAGTCAGTTAGAAGCCTTCAAGTTTAGTATGGCAGCTATATGTGTCGTGTTGGTACTACTCACGTGTGTTCTTGCACTATCAATCTATACCATTACAAAACGGGAAACTCTAACGTGCAAGGAATTGGAAGGTTTGAAACACAACCCAGAGCCTG GTCATCACGCTGGTAATACAAACGCTGGATATAACCACGAATAG